The genome window ACTCGGCCCAGCCGTCATCACCAATCGTCACCTCAGCACTGTGCCAGCCGAGCAGGTCAGTCCACTTCTCGCCCGCGTGctccttgccgacctcAACGCGCTTCGCACCCTCGTCCGTGCCATTGCAGATGACAGTCACACAGCCGTCGTGAtggtcgtcgcccttgcgGAGCCACGCGACGCAGTTGGCTTGACGTTAGCAGCGGCAGCGTGGGATACCCACGGTGGTCCCAgtggtcgacgagatcgcCGTAAGCGAACAGCTTGCGGGCGCGGATGATGTCAccgagctgcgcaacgGCAGGCTGGGGgttctcgccctcgcagCCATACATGTCGCCGAAGAAGACACAGGGGTAGCCATCGGgtcggaggaggatgagcgaGTATGCAAGAGGCTTGAACCAGGCAGGAACCCAGTTCTGGAGTGCCTGACCAACCTGGGTGTCGTGCTGGAGTCAGAAGCCATGTCCTCAAGGCGTCAGCTCAGTCGGGGGACTCAcgttgtcgacgagggtgcTAGCGCATTAGTGTGAAATCCATTGCCAGTAGTTGAGCGCATCAGAGGACTCACACAGCGTCAACGGGGCGCGCCTGGACGAGCGAGCCGTCAAAGATCTTGCGCAAGTCATAGTgctccttgccgtcgcctGCCTCCTTGAAGTTGCCTAAACTCAGCCACCTCAGGTATCAAACACTCACCCTGGAGAGGAGTGTCGAAGACGGAGAACTgcgtgccgaggccgtcaaggtACTCGCcaagggcctcggcggAGTCTGGCGTGAGAAGAGACACGGCAAGCTCCGACTGTCCAGCCGCAGTCGTTGCACACTGCAACTGGACACCGGCAGTCGCGCTCACCCTTCCAGAACTCGCCAACGCAAAACGCTGAGGGgtggccgccgccctcgcgaCGAATGTGCTTGACGAACTGGCCGATGAAGTCGCGCTAACGGTCAGCTTTCTTCAGCCCACGGCTCACGGAGATGTGCTTGACAGCGTCGAAGCGGAAGCCAAACGCCCCAGTCTCCTTGAGCACCCAATCACCCCAGTtactgccgtcagctggAGTTGAAAGGGTGATTATGCAAAGCTGGACTCACTTCAGGTCCTCCTGGACCTCGGGGTGATGGTGATCAACTGTACGTCAGCACGGCCTAAGTCCCGCTCACTGTCCGCGAACATGAGATAGTCGTACGAgccgtgctcgtcgtcgacgtctcTCGCCCAGCTCTTGCCTTCGCCTTGGATCTTGTAAATcgccttggtcttggtctTGTCGTCGTAGTCGACTCCCGTGAAGTGGTTGAAGTTCCACTTGAGCTTCGAGTACTCGTCGCCCCGGCCGGGGAAGGTGAACTTGGTCCAACCTTGGATGTTGTGCATCTCGCCGACGGTCTTGTTACGGTTGTTCTGGTCGACCATGGTAGCCATGAACTCCTCTGTCTTGTCTGCGCCAGCCTTATGATTGAGTACCGCGTCGATATACGTGATGATGCCGGCCTCGCGGGCCTTCTTGACTCCCGCAAGCATCTCCTCTTTGGTGCCCCATTTGGTGCCCTTGGCCCCCTTCTGGTCGaactcgccgaggtccCAGAGGTCGTAGCTGTGGTCAGAAGGCGAGGAACACATCCAGCCGCAATTCCTTACATGTCGTAGCCCGTACCCTCAGGGTTGGAACCCTTGGTCGGTGCTGCACGTCAGCTCTGCAAGTGGCAAGGAGCTCACGAGGAAGCCAGCATGCGGTGATGCCCACGTCCCTGAGGTGCTCGACATCATCGGCATAGCGCTTCCAATGCACTCCGCCAGCGGGGCAGTACCacctgtcgtcagctctGCAACTTTCCTCAATCGGCGTTTAACGCACTCAAAGTACTGCATCATGGTGAAGTTGTCTGTCGTTAGCCCAGGAAACAGAAGGTTAAGGGGGCTCACCGGTGTGGTCAT of Cutaneotrichosporon cavernicola HIS019 DNA, chromosome: 4 contains these proteins:
- a CDS encoding uncharacterized protein (Alpha amylase, C-terminal all-beta domain), producing the protein MASGADKLHKGDDHTDNFTMMQYFEWYCPAGGVHWKRYADDVEHLRDVGITACWLPPPTKGSNPEGTGYDIYDLWDLGEFDQKGAKGTKWGTKEEMLAGVKKAREAGIITYIDAVLNHKAGADKTEEFMATMVDQNNRNKTVGEMHNIQGWTKFTFPGRGDEYSKLKWNFNHFTGVDYDDKTKTKAIYKIQGEGKSWARDVDDEHGSYDYLMFADIDHHHPEVQEDLNNWGDWVLKETGAFGFRFDAVKHISRDFIGQFVKHIRREGGGHPSAFCVGEFWKDSAEALGEYLDGLGTQFSVFDTPLQGNFKEAGDGKEHYDLRKIFDGSLVQARPVDAVTLVDNHDTQVGQALQNWVPAWFKPLAYSLILLRPDGYPCVFFGDMYGCEGENPQPAVAQLGDIIRARKLFAYGDLVDHWDHPNCVAWLRKGDDHHDGCVTVICNGTDEGAKRVEVGKEHAGEKWTDLLGWHSAEVTIGDDGWAEFFSPTQSISIWTKSDARGRNEFKKD